Below is a genomic region from Halalkalicoccus sp. NIPERK01.
CTAACCGCTTCTCAATTCTCGTCCATAGAAAGGTATCTCACCCAGTAACGGCAATACAGATCTGCTATTAGTCGAGAAGAAAGGAGAAGGCCTGTTCAGGCGCGCGGAGCGATAAACTCTGCCGGATCGCGCCGAAGGTCGACCGCCATGTGACATGCCGAGAGCGACAGCTCCTGAGGGACATCCCGGTACTCTGGGAGTCCATCTTCGCTTTTACCAATACCGACGCCGTACTCCGCAAGCGCTCTATCTAACTCCTCAGAAGCGATGAGTTCTCCATCATCACCATAGACGACGGCTCGGGCAGCAGCGACACGTTCCTCGAGGCTCGGAGACGCACGCTCGCTGTCAGCGTCACTTAGGTACCGGTCGGATGCCATTCTTTGAACCTCTTGAGATACCGTTCGGCATGCTCCGCTAAGTGTTCTTCGGCGGTCGTGAATCCGACGGCTGGGGGGATCGGGCCAGTCACACTCACTGTATCGACCTTCTCACCGCCACGATAGACGTCCAAATGGAGGCCCTCATCAGCGACATTGTGAGCCATTTCGGTAGCGCCAGCAGTGTCATGATCGAACCGAACAACCTCGGTCCAGTCCTCTCCAAGACGGTATTCGAGCTGTACGACGAACCGAGTAATCTCACCAGTAGTGTAGCTATATCCGATCCGAACACGAGCGTCCGCCTAGATGGGCTTCGTGTACTCTCGATCGTAGTTTCGCGGGGCATCGGCGGACATTCACTATTCACACCTGGGAACACCCCCTTATAGTGATTACCAGACGTCGATAGACGCCTAAGATCCCTTGTGCAAAGGAGAAGGTGTTGCACAAGGCACGAGAGCAGAAGCGTCCGACTGATCACACCGTGGTGTGATATACTCGCGCCGCCAGAACAGCCAGAATCGTTTTCGCCTACTACACTATTACTAAATAAACTAGGTTTGTTCATGGTTGTTACTAGACCGACCTTGCTCACGTGGCTCGCTCTCGCGAACTATTCTCGTCGGCGAACGACTAGACCGTTCCGATCACTCTCTCGCCAGGGGTATCGTCGTTCTCCCGATCACAACGACTGTGATATCGATCCGCCGCTTCCGGATCGATGACAACGAACTTCTTCCCTCGCCGTTTCTTTAGCTTGATGTCCTCTTTCCCGAGGTCGTTGAGAAAGTCCATAACACGCGCCACGGTTTGCGTATGTGGCTTTGTTCCTTCGGCGGCGGCGATCACCTTCGTAATCGTTTGACTATCCACGAAGAGGCCAGCGGGAACCTTCTCGGCGTAGTCCCGCACGTCCTTCGCGATGAATCGCGCGCGCTCCTGGTTGGCTGTGAGCTCGCGATCGACAATATGCTCGGGGAGTCCACAAATTCGCTCTCTGGATGAGAATGAGCCTCTATACTCTCGTGCAGAGTGGTGTGTCCGTGTCTTATAACAAAGGTCTCCTATGAAGCTCATGCACCGTAGGTGCAGCTTCTATTTCCCTCTTAGTGTAGCTTCAACCGTAAACTAGTCAACTTACCGTAAATTGTACCCATTAGCTGTTCATGCCTCCAGAGGGTTACACAACAATCACAGTCAGTGACATCTTGGCCACAAAGCTCACTCGGATCATGACATGACGCGTCATGATTGCTCCAGCTACGCTGAAGCAATCAAGTACGCCGCCGTTACAACACTTGTCAAGATGATAAAATCACCATACGTGAGCTTGTTCAGCTCCTCGCTGAACGAGTAGACGAGGTAGACGAAACCGTTTTACAGTAAAACATACGGTAAGCTCTCGAGTCGAGGGTTGAAGCTACACTGGTATTCTCATTGAGGATGACTACTTGGAAGGCCATACCATCGTTTCCGGAGGTTCCGGAGGGGACACCGTCATTTCCGGAGGTTCCATAGGCAGGGTGCGGTTTCCGGAGGTGGGTAGAGATCAGTCGGAGAACCGCAGTACAACACTTGATTTAGTGGAGGGACCACACACACACTCCACTGTTTCCGCAGGTGGGAACAGAAGGACTGGGAAGTCCCGTCTCACAACCCTAACTTCTACTAGAACGCTTTATTGACTGCAATACGGCTGTGGTTTTTCTTGCAATGCAATAAACCTTTCTCCTACTAAATAGGGATCTAGGTTTCCACGGTCACTCTCAACGCTAACCCGCGGAAATGATGGAGGGTGTGTGTCGAATCTACTAGAATCTCTCCTCTGTCTTGCGATTTCCACGTGCTTTGCAGAACACCTGCGGAAACGATGGTCCCCCGTATGGAACCTGCGGAAATAGTGGTGTGTCCTACGGAACCTCCGGAAGCGGTGGTGTGCTGAGTCGGGTTCTATCCTACTATCGAAATTGTCGTATAGAACGTGAAGAGTCGATCTTAGTCCTCAACCAAGTGCTGAACGCCCTGGTGGACTCCAATTGTATCGATAGTATCGCCGAGAGCTGTGAGTACTTCGGTGGTAGAATGGTTCAGCGAGTGAGATTTGTACTGACCTCCCGAGGAATCGTGATTCACCCGGGATTCGATGATGTTTAACTCATCCAGCCGTCCGTAGTAGTCCCGTGCTCGACGTTCCGAGACAGGATCGTGTCCGACCATCTTCGCAAAATCACTATAGAGATCATAGAGAATTGCTGATGTAACTTCCTCATCCTCACGTTCTTCGAGAACTGCGAGGGCATACACGACTATCTTGATGTTTTCCGGGAGATCAGCCAACACTGACATCGACCGTTCTATCTCATATTCGTCCATGGCTTCCTCAACGAGGTCGTCCGTGACGTGGTCTTCCCCCCGCTCGCGAGCGTAGTCGCCAGCGATTCGAATCAAGTCGAGAACCATCCGTGCATCTCCACTGTTCTTCGACCCAAGAGCGGCCGCATAAGTGATTGCTGCGTTGGTTACCACATCCTCGTAGAAGGCGGTATCAACACGCTGGCGGAGGACTTCCTCAAGCTGACTGGCATCGTACGGTGGGAATTCGATGACGCGCTCGCGAAGAGATGAGCGGACATCTGATGATAGATTTTCACCGAAGGCAGTATCGGTGCTAATTCCGATAAGACCGAGTTTCGTCTCGGTGAGATCACCATAACTCGCTGCGCGCGTGGCCTTGTAAAGGAACGTGTCGATGTTCGCTACGTGATCGATCTCGTCGAGGACAACGAGAGCAGTCCCCCCGATCTTGTCTAGCTGGTCAAAGAAAACGGAATAGACTTTACTCTCAGGGTGGCCCGTTGAGGGGAGATAGTCCTCCGAATTCGGGATCAATTGATTCGCGAGTTCTATCGTCAACTGATACGACGTATTCACACCTTCACAGTTGATTGGAAGGACTGCAAGCTCAGTCTGGAGCTTCTCCGACGCTTCAAGCTGGTTGAGCACCCAATGTGTAACAGCGGTCTTCCCGACGCCGTTCTGCCCGTAGAGAAAGATATTATCTGGACTTTCCCCCTTGTAGACGGGCAGGAGGGCATTCATATACTCCTCTTTCTTTTCGTCGCGTCCGACAATTTCCGAGGGAATGTATTCATCGGCGAGAGCATCTCGCTTGTCGAAAATCGCGCTCTCCGATAAATCATCAAAGGCTGATGTCATAGTAAGGTTTGGCGTTGGTTCCCTCAACCAGAGAATATCACAAAAAACCTTCGACCGATGTTTCCGCAGGTTCCGCAGGTGGGGGGTTAGTTTCCGTAGGCTACCCAGAGATCCACAGCACCAACGGTTCCGGAGGTTCCGCACCCCACACCATATTTCCGCAGGTTCCGGCCATCCATCCCACTAGTGCTCACTCTGGACTGACGACATCATCACACGCTGGACACTCAGCCCAGATCCCGTGGTTCCGTCGTCTTTCTCGTACTCAATGAGAACCCACGCCGAGGAAATTCGCTCACTACAGTTAGGACACCTCCCGACCGTCGACTCGCCCGTAGTCATGGAAAGGGGGAAGGAACGTGTGACAGTTGCCCCTCCAATAGCGTATGTGCCGCCTCCGAAAGTGAGTCTCTGGCGAGTTAGCGACTCAGAGACGGTTGTTTTGGCTGAATCCAGCTATCTTGAGATGCCGTGTGTCTGACGTAATTATTTGAAGTCACAGAACGCACAGAACGGATGGAAGCCATGACTCGACGAATCGGAGTCACGAATCAAAAAGGAGGCGTAAGCAAAACTACGAACACGATCAACGTCGCTGGTGCCCTCGCTGCCAAGGGTGTGGACGTTCTCGCTGTCGACATGGATCCCCAGGGATACCTCACACATCGCCTTGGATTCGAAGACGAGTATACCTCGGAACCACCCTCGCTGTACGATGCGCTTCAGTCGCCTGCCGACCACGACGTCGACGAACTCGTTGTCACTCACGACGAGTTCGATCTACTCCCGGCCAACATCGATATGTTCCACCTCGAGCAGGATCTCATCGCGAGTGGGATGCGTCCTCGACTACGGCTGAAGAGGGTCTTGGAGAACGCGACCGCGTGGGACGTCATCCTTATCGATGCGCCGCCGTCGCTGGGCCCGCTGAACGACAACGTTGTACTCGCTACCGAGGAACTGCTCGTGCCGGTCGAAGCCGACGAGAGTTCCCAGCTCGCGTTGAACCATCTGCTGCGCCAGCTGGACACGCTCGAGGATAACTACGACACACACATCGATGTCCTCGGACTCATTGTCTCGAACGTGGCCTATCCCCTGGATAATGAACAGCGGGCGGCCATTGACTGGTTCAACGAACGCTTCGAAGGACGCGTAGGTGTGTGGACTGTTCGAAGCCGGGCAGCAATCAAGCGAGCAGTGAAAAATCAGGGTTCGGTATTCGCAGAAGGCGCCGAAGAGACTGATATGACCGACGTGTACGCACAGATTGCTACGGAGGTGAATCAATGAGTGACGAAATTGACGACCGCCTGAGCCGCCGGTTTGACAACGACCAGAACGACGAGAACGAGACCACTTCTGAGGAGTCACAGAACGACATGAATTCTGTTCAGTCAGGGGGAGAGGGGAAGCCACAGACTTCACAGAAAGCACAGAACATCAAGAAGGAATGGAACGTACGGAGCTTCTACCTCGATGACGACCTCGATAGTGACCTCACGACCGCGTTCAAACGCCTGGACCTCTCACTATCAGAGGCTGACGCTGATATGGATCTCAAGAAGACACGCCACTTCTACCCGCTCATCGTCGAACTCGGCCTAGAACGCTTGGAACGGATGGAAGTCACAGAAGTCACAGAACAGTTGGAAAGCAAGGATTCTGTATAGCCCGACGGAGGTTATCGGACACTAAGTATGACGAGAAAGGTTTAGTAGTACTGACTCCAACTGTAATACAGCAATGTCCAGTAGTACTGATGGCGGGGAAATCATTCGCGTGTCCAAGAAGGGACAGGCGACGATTCCGAAGGAGCTCCGTGAACGCTTTGGCATCGAAACGCCTGGGAAGGTACTCATCCACGAGGAGGACGGAAAGATCGTGGTTGAACCCCTCCCCTCAGTCGAAGAGATGCAGGGTGTCCACGCTGGCCGTTACGAGAAGGGCGACGTCCTCGAGCACCTGCGGGGGATGAAAGAAGAGGACAAACAGCTCGAGCGCGATGAGCGGCTCGAACGGCACCAATGACGGACTACGTC
It encodes:
- a CDS encoding Cdc6/Cdc18 family protein, which produces MTSAFDDLSESAIFDKRDALADEYIPSEIVGRDEKKEEYMNALLPVYKGESPDNIFLYGQNGVGKTAVTHWVLNQLEASEKLQTELAVLPINCEGVNTSYQLTIELANQLIPNSEDYLPSTGHPESKVYSVFFDQLDKIGGTALVVLDEIDHVANIDTFLYKATRAASYGDLTETKLGLIGISTDTAFGENLSSDVRSSLRERVIEFPPYDASQLEEVLRQRVDTAFYEDVVTNAAITYAAALGSKNSGDARMVLDLIRIAGDYARERGEDHVTDDLVEEAMDEYEIERSMSVLADLPENIKIVVYALAVLEEREDEEVTSAILYDLYSDFAKMVGHDPVSERRARDYYGRLDELNIIESRVNHDSSGGQYKSHSLNHSTTEVLTALGDTIDTIGVHQGVQHLVED
- a CDS encoding ParA family protein, with amino-acid sequence MTRRIGVTNQKGGVSKTTNTINVAGALAAKGVDVLAVDMDPQGYLTHRLGFEDEYTSEPPSLYDALQSPADHDVDELVVTHDEFDLLPANIDMFHLEQDLIASGMRPRLRLKRVLENATAWDVILIDAPPSLGPLNDNVVLATEELLVPVEADESSQLALNHLLRQLDTLEDNYDTHIDVLGLIVSNVAYPLDNEQRAAIDWFNERFEGRVGVWTVRSRAAIKRAVKNQGSVFAEGAEETDMTDVYAQIATEVNQ
- a CDS encoding AbrB/MazE/SpoVT family DNA-binding domain-containing protein; the encoded protein is MSSSTDGGEIIRVSKKGQATIPKELRERFGIETPGKVLIHEEDGKIVVEPLPSVEEMQGVHAGRYEKGDVLEHLRGMKEEDKQLERDERLERHQ